A portion of the Choristoneura fumiferana chromosome 20, NRCan_CFum_1, whole genome shotgun sequence genome contains these proteins:
- the LOC141439376 gene encoding trypsin CFT-1-like, with product MAAILHDPKELTFRQTCGGSILTTTAILSAASCFVNQSRPNPASQYRIRVGSDQPNAGGSVHAVRLITLHPAYDYRTKSADVAVLRVTTLAYSLTVQPVTIAGINYNVSDSDTLFVLDGDRIRVRTSGEFCEGDYGGPVIHASNSVQVGVASYSYQCGVKRYPSLSAKVAYHAVWIANAAR from the exons ATGGCGGCCATCTTGCACGACCCGAAGGAGCTGACCTTCCGACAGACGTGTGGTGGCTCCATTCTCACCACTACAGCCATCCTATCCGCTGCCAGCTGCTTTGTCAACCAAAGCAG GCCGAATCCAGCGTCCCAATACCGTATCCGGGTCGGTTCAGACCAGCCCAACGCTGGCGGTTCCGTCCACGCGGTGCGCCTGATAACTCTACACCCGGCTTACGACTACCGGACCAAGAGCGCCGACGTTGCCGTGCTGCGAGTCACAACCTTGGCTTATTCGCTCACTGTCCAGCCTGTGACCATCGCTGGAATCAATTATAACGTATCGGATAGTGACACACTGTTCGTGTTGGATGGGGACAGAATCAGAGT GAGAACTAGCGGGGAGTTCTGCGAGGGGGACTATGGAGGGCCAGTAATACACGCGTCTAACTCCGTACAAGTGGGGGTCGCTTCGTACAGCTACCAGTGCGGGGTAAAGCGGTATCCGAGTCTAAGCGCTAAGGTTGCGTACCACGCGGTATGGATAGCTAATGCGGCTAGGTAG